One Coraliomargarita parva DNA segment encodes these proteins:
- a CDS encoding GNAT family N-acetyltransferase translates to MPELIVEPIVGHAILDHCEALAELRIRVFREWPYLYDGSPEYERDYLENYSRSAHGIIVIAREGRKVVGVSTGLPLCEANAEFQVAFQGTDYAIGEIYYFGESVLLPEYRGRGLGHAFFEHREAKARAYGACYAAFCAVQREYNDPRRPEDYRPLDPFWTRKCFKHEPHIRASLSWREIDQSVDSLNSLSFWIKKL, encoded by the coding sequence ATGCCTGAACTCATCGTCGAACCCATCGTGGGGCACGCAATCCTGGACCACTGCGAGGCGCTGGCCGAACTTCGCATCCGCGTCTTCCGGGAGTGGCCCTATCTCTACGATGGATCCCCCGAGTATGAGCGTGATTACCTGGAGAACTACTCCCGCTCGGCCCACGGCATCATCGTCATCGCACGTGAGGGCAGGAAGGTGGTCGGCGTTTCGACCGGACTTCCTCTTTGCGAAGCCAATGCGGAGTTTCAAGTCGCCTTTCAGGGCACCGATTACGCAATCGGGGAGATCTATTATTTCGGGGAGTCCGTCCTCCTGCCGGAATACCGGGGACGGGGCCTCGGCCATGCGTTTTTCGAGCACCGTGAAGCAAAAGCACGGGCCTATGGCGCGTGCTATGCCGCCTTCTGCGCCGTCCAACGGGAGTATAATGACCCCCGTCGACCTGAAGATTACCGCCCACTGGATCCATTTTGGACACGAAAATGCTTCAAGCACGAACCCCATATCCGTGCGTCTTTAAGCTGGAGAGAAATCGATCAGAGTGTAGACTCCCTGAATTCTCTAAGCTTTTGGATCAAAAAACTTTAA
- the nadC gene encoding carboxylating nicotinate-nucleotide diphosphorylase: MTKSLRYPLEVLKQRLSWEDLDTDYLRQIIGLAKVEDLAGAGLEAKPGRIGDVTTALMPDEQAGQAQLVAREPLVICGLGLVPLVLEAYGEGCGFEAATPDGKDIETGEVIGTLSGPATVLLQAERILLNLLQHLSGIATETRIYVDALADSETALLDTRKTLPGYRLLQKYAFACGGGYNHRIGLFDRVMLKDNHLAVAGATGGNRLTETVALARERYDDLAIEVEVDTLDQIPPVLEAGADIILLDNFSIEEIKEAVALIGDRACTEASGGITLNTMHRLSELGLDFISTGAPIHQSRWKDIGLDWQ, from the coding sequence ATGACCAAATCCTTGCGATACCCCCTCGAAGTCCTGAAACAACGCCTCAGCTGGGAAGATCTGGATACGGATTATCTGCGTCAAATCATCGGCCTGGCGAAGGTCGAGGATCTGGCCGGCGCCGGCCTCGAAGCCAAACCCGGGCGGATCGGCGACGTGACCACCGCACTCATGCCGGACGAACAGGCCGGACAGGCGCAGCTGGTCGCACGTGAGCCGCTGGTGATCTGCGGGCTGGGGCTGGTGCCGCTGGTGCTGGAAGCCTATGGCGAAGGCTGCGGTTTTGAAGCCGCGACCCCCGACGGCAAGGACATTGAAACCGGCGAAGTCATCGGCACGCTGAGCGGTCCCGCCACCGTCCTGCTGCAAGCCGAACGGATTCTGCTCAACCTGCTGCAGCACCTTTCCGGCATTGCGACCGAGACCCGCATCTATGTCGACGCGCTGGCCGACAGTGAAACGGCCCTGCTGGATACCCGCAAAACCCTGCCCGGCTACCGCCTGCTCCAGAAGTATGCCTTTGCCTGCGGCGGCGGCTACAACCACCGGATCGGACTGTTCGACCGGGTCATGCTCAAGGACAACCATCTGGCCGTGGCCGGTGCGACCGGGGGCAACCGCCTGACCGAGACCGTGGCGCTGGCCCGGGAGCGCTACGACGACCTCGCCATCGAGGTGGAAGTCGACACGCTCGATCAAATCCCTCCGGTGTTGGAAGCCGGTGCGGACATCATCCTGCTGGATAATTTTTCCATCGAAGAAATCAAAGAAGCTGTCGCCTTGATCGGCGACCGCGCCTGTACTGAAGCCAGCGGCGGCATCACGCTGAACACCATGCATCGCCTGAGCGAGCTGGGCCTCGACTTCATATCAACCGGCGCCCCCATTCACCAAAGCCGATGGAAAGATATCGGACTGGACTGGCAATGA
- a CDS encoding bifunctional GNAT family N-acetyltransferase/carbon-nitrogen hydrolase family protein, giving the protein MQAFSHPGKNCQIDLRQVEVDDLPTLIALNKKAFPLMAEENVVWSERQLRNHLKVFPEGQIVAEIDGRIVGAVSSLVIASGRDPYRAHTYAGITDGGYFHNHDPQGDTLYGADVYVDPDFQGRGIGAALYEARRRLCRQLNLRRILAGGRLAGYHPHADTLSPEAYANKVKDGELKDGVLGFQLRHGFVLRGVLHNYITDPMSHNNASLIEWLNPDYKEHEASSKVRIACVQYQVRKIDSFADFANQVEYFVETAADYRADFVLFPEFFSVQLLSVLEPLSAIEGIRKLATDFTDPFVGLMSSMAKKYGLYIIAGSHPIETGDKLQNQCLIFDPEGRYVTQPKLHITPAEQRYWGISGGNELVILPTPKAKIAVQICYDVEFPEASRYLADQGVEILFVPYCTDDRHGNLRVRYCAQARAIENQIFVATAGIIGNLPSVPAMDIHYGQAAVFTPSDFEFARDGIQAIADSNVETLLVTDIDTEDLYRSRSAGSVTPRLDRRTDLFELKVNLKNLGTDNTPHSGPELEMPK; this is encoded by the coding sequence ATGCAAGCCTTCAGCCATCCGGGTAAGAACTGCCAAATCGATCTGCGCCAAGTTGAGGTCGACGATCTGCCCACGCTCATTGCCCTGAACAAGAAGGCCTTCCCGCTCATGGCCGAAGAGAATGTGGTCTGGAGCGAGCGCCAGCTCCGCAACCACTTGAAGGTCTTTCCTGAAGGCCAGATCGTCGCGGAAATTGACGGCCGGATCGTCGGGGCGGTTTCCTCGCTGGTCATTGCCAGCGGACGCGACCCCTACCGGGCCCACACTTACGCCGGAATCACCGATGGCGGCTATTTCCACAACCATGATCCGCAGGGAGATACCCTCTACGGGGCCGATGTCTATGTGGATCCTGACTTCCAGGGACGCGGGATCGGGGCCGCACTCTACGAGGCCCGGAGACGCCTCTGCCGCCAACTCAACCTGCGCCGCATTCTCGCAGGTGGCCGGCTGGCGGGGTATCACCCACACGCCGACACCCTCTCGCCCGAAGCCTATGCCAACAAGGTCAAGGACGGGGAATTGAAAGACGGCGTGTTGGGCTTCCAATTGCGCCATGGCTTTGTCCTGCGGGGCGTACTGCACAACTACATCACCGACCCGATGAGCCATAACAACGCGAGTCTGATCGAGTGGTTAAATCCGGACTACAAGGAGCATGAAGCCAGTTCCAAAGTGCGCATCGCCTGTGTCCAATACCAAGTACGAAAGATCGACAGCTTCGCGGACTTCGCCAACCAAGTGGAGTATTTCGTCGAAACCGCGGCCGACTACCGGGCGGACTTTGTCCTCTTCCCCGAGTTCTTCAGCGTCCAACTCCTGTCCGTGCTGGAGCCGCTCTCAGCCATTGAAGGCATCCGCAAACTGGCCACCGATTTCACGGATCCTTTCGTCGGACTGATGTCGAGCATGGCTAAAAAGTACGGCCTCTATATTATCGCAGGGAGTCATCCGATCGAAACCGGAGACAAGCTGCAGAACCAATGCCTGATCTTCGACCCCGAAGGCCGCTACGTCACGCAGCCGAAACTACATATCACGCCGGCCGAACAACGCTACTGGGGCATCAGCGGTGGCAACGAGCTCGTCATCCTGCCCACGCCGAAGGCCAAAATCGCGGTGCAGATCTGCTACGATGTGGAATTCCCCGAAGCCAGCCGCTACCTCGCCGACCAGGGCGTCGAGATCCTCTTTGTGCCCTACTGCACCGACGACCGCCACGGCAACCTGCGCGTGCGCTACTGCGCACAGGCCCGGGCCATCGAAAACCAGATCTTCGTGGCCACCGCCGGCATCATCGGCAACCTCCCCAGCGTGCCAGCCATGGACATCCACTACGGACAGGCCGCCGTCTTCACTCCCTCCGACTTCGAATTTGCACGCGACGGGATCCAAGCCATCGCCGACTCAAACGTGGAAACGCTCCTCGTGACCGACATCGACACGGAAGACCTTTACCGCTCCCGCAGTGCCGGCTCCGTCACCCCTCGACTGGATCGCCGGACCGACCTCTTCGAACTGAAGGTCAACCTGAAGAACCTCGGTACCGATAACACACCCCACTCCGGGCCCGAACTGGAAATGCCGAAATAG
- a CDS encoding DUF4139 domain-containing protein produces MKPTLFPCLAACLLTGVVSAQTAITVYNDNFGVVRDSVPLRLDQGITETSYSGVTAQLEPESVVLRDPSGQVALSVVEQSYRGDPVDQMKLLQMFEGETIDFLKGEAVVKGKIVRAPAQVMAKNQYGNQYQKMLEPIIEVDGKLQTSLPGTPLFPSLGDDSVLQPTLSWKLHSPEQAALDAQLSYLTYGMSWKADYNLVLPEEGDDLSLTGWVSIENNTGKTFEEAKIKLIAGDVNKVEEVGASVRSRPALAFAMDVAEKAPQVAEKKFDEFHMYTLPLPTTLRDRETKQVEFVRAEGVKSKKLYVYDGANIPNNWRYYGGVNQNQSYGQNDKPDVAIYREFKNSEENNLGVPLPAGRTRFYRMDDDGQLEFTGENTIDHTPKNETIRVYLGNAFDLVGERTRTNFYRHPSQDLIRESFEIEVRNRSEEPVTVQVVEHLYRWSNWEIQNPSHRFDKKDAQTIEFTATVEPDGSQTITYTVEYTW; encoded by the coding sequence ATGAAGCCTACACTATTCCCCTGCCTGGCTGCCTGTCTGTTGACCGGCGTTGTTTCGGCCCAGACCGCGATCACGGTCTACAATGACAACTTCGGGGTCGTGCGCGACAGCGTGCCGCTCCGGCTCGACCAAGGCATCACCGAGACCAGCTACAGCGGGGTGACTGCCCAGTTGGAGCCCGAATCGGTGGTCTTGCGAGATCCGAGCGGCCAGGTGGCCCTCAGCGTGGTGGAACAGAGCTATCGCGGTGATCCGGTCGACCAGATGAAACTGCTCCAGATGTTCGAGGGGGAGACGATCGATTTCCTCAAAGGCGAGGCTGTGGTAAAGGGAAAGATCGTCCGTGCGCCCGCCCAGGTCATGGCCAAGAACCAGTATGGCAACCAGTACCAGAAGATGCTGGAGCCGATCATTGAAGTCGACGGCAAGCTGCAGACCAGCCTGCCGGGGACGCCGCTCTTTCCCAGTCTTGGGGATGACTCGGTCCTGCAACCGACCCTGTCCTGGAAATTGCACAGTCCGGAGCAAGCGGCTTTGGATGCACAGCTGAGCTACCTGACCTATGGCATGAGCTGGAAGGCGGACTACAACCTGGTTTTGCCGGAGGAGGGTGATGATTTGAGTCTGACCGGCTGGGTTTCGATCGAGAACAATACCGGCAAGACCTTCGAAGAGGCGAAGATCAAGCTCATCGCCGGTGATGTGAACAAGGTCGAGGAGGTGGGGGCGTCTGTCCGCAGCCGGCCGGCTCTGGCCTTTGCGATGGATGTCGCCGAAAAGGCGCCGCAAGTGGCGGAAAAGAAGTTCGACGAGTTCCACATGTATACCTTGCCGTTGCCCACGACGCTGCGTGACCGCGAGACCAAGCAGGTGGAGTTTGTGCGGGCCGAGGGGGTGAAGTCGAAGAAGCTCTACGTGTATGACGGCGCCAATATTCCCAACAACTGGCGTTATTATGGCGGAGTGAACCAGAATCAGAGCTATGGCCAGAATGATAAGCCGGATGTGGCCATTTACCGCGAGTTCAAGAATTCCGAGGAAAACAATCTGGGCGTGCCGCTTCCGGCCGGCCGTACCCGATTTTACCGGATGGACGATGACGGGCAGTTGGAATTTACCGGTGAAAACACCATCGATCACACGCCGAAGAACGAAACCATCCGCGTCTATCTCGGCAATGCCTTCGATTTGGTTGGTGAGCGGACCCGCACCAACTTCTATCGTCATCCCAGCCAAGACCTCATCCGCGAGAGCTTTGAGATCGAAGTCCGCAACCGCAGTGAGGAGCCGGTGACCGTACAGGTGGTCGAGCATCTGTACCGTTGGTCCAACTGGGAGATTCAGAATCCGTCACATCGCTTTGATAAGAAGGATGCCCAGACGATCGAGTTTACGGCTACGGTCGAGCCCGATGGGAGCCAAACCATTACCTACACGGTCGAATACACTTGGTAA
- the truA gene encoding tRNA pseudouridine(38-40) synthase TruA, with protein MPLETVQFTLHNAVKGGISPSVRWKCITSYDGTDFDGWQRQPSGGSVQNHLEAALSRIFDRQVLIQGSGRTDAGVHARGQCFHFDADWPHPPDKLLRALHSILPVTIRIESAAQVPDDFHARHSAVGKRYSYRYYLGRANPLEQRYLWACRDVPMRWEAMLDAAERLVGTHDFTAYGATHGKDNDPNPVKTIHRLDLSRKGRHITLVTEGSGYLYRMVRSLAGALYWVGRGRLTPEDITRILESRQRTHRIVTAPAQGLCLDRVFYE; from the coding sequence GTGCCCCTCGAAACTGTGCAGTTCACACTTCACAACGCCGTCAAAGGCGGCATAAGTCCATCCGTGCGTTGGAAATGTATCACCTCTTATGACGGCACCGACTTTGACGGCTGGCAGCGGCAACCGTCCGGCGGCAGCGTGCAAAACCACCTCGAAGCCGCTCTCAGCCGCATCTTTGACCGCCAAGTGCTCATCCAGGGCAGTGGCCGAACGGATGCCGGCGTGCATGCGCGGGGGCAATGCTTCCATTTCGATGCCGACTGGCCCCACCCGCCCGATAAATTACTGCGTGCGCTCCACTCCATTCTACCGGTGACCATCCGGATCGAATCGGCCGCTCAGGTCCCAGACGACTTCCATGCCCGCCACTCGGCCGTGGGCAAACGCTACAGCTATCGCTACTATCTCGGACGCGCCAATCCGCTGGAACAACGCTACCTATGGGCCTGCCGCGATGTCCCCATGCGCTGGGAAGCCATGCTCGACGCCGCCGAACGACTCGTCGGCACACACGATTTTACCGCCTACGGAGCCACTCACGGCAAAGACAACGACCCCAATCCCGTAAAAACCATCCATCGACTCGACCTGAGCCGCAAAGGCAGGCACATCACGCTGGTCACCGAAGGCAGCGGTTACCTCTACCGCATGGTGCGGAGTCTGGCCGGTGCGCTCTACTGGGTCGGTCGCGGCCGGCTCACCCCGGAGGACATCACCAGAATCCTCGAATCCAGGCAACGCACCCACCGGATCGTCACCGCACCGGCCCAGGGACTTTGCCTGGACCGGGTCTTTTATGAATAG
- a CDS encoding sulfite exporter TauE/SafE family protein has translation MNDLELWQYGLIALGALFVGMGKGGLPGVGNLTVVLMALALPPKASVGVLLPILLSADIVAVLVYRRHALWPYILRLAPWTVVGIVIGYFVFGWIDDAQVRVLIGGVLLSMTVIHFLRKWLRRHSEEEDKLPHHPVFVASTGIVGGFATMVANAAGPVAALYFIASGLPKYAYIGTSAWFFLLVNCFKVPFMMHLGIINAESFRMSASFMLFSVAGAFLARYLVRFINQKLFEILIWVFIVIGGMKLIL, from the coding sequence ATGAATGATTTGGAACTTTGGCAGTACGGATTAATCGCACTGGGTGCGCTTTTTGTCGGCATGGGCAAAGGGGGGCTGCCAGGGGTGGGCAATCTCACTGTCGTGCTCATGGCGCTCGCTTTGCCGCCGAAGGCTTCGGTTGGCGTCCTGCTCCCGATCCTGCTCTCGGCCGACATCGTCGCCGTGTTGGTCTACCGCCGTCATGCGCTGTGGCCCTACATCCTGCGTTTGGCCCCTTGGACGGTGGTGGGCATTGTGATCGGCTACTTCGTATTCGGCTGGATTGACGATGCACAGGTACGGGTCCTGATCGGCGGCGTGCTTTTGAGCATGACCGTGATTCATTTCTTGCGGAAATGGCTGCGCCGGCACAGCGAGGAAGAGGACAAGCTGCCGCATCATCCGGTCTTTGTGGCATCGACCGGTATCGTGGGCGGCTTCGCCACCATGGTGGCCAATGCGGCCGGCCCGGTGGCGGCCTTGTATTTCATCGCTTCGGGACTGCCCAAGTATGCCTACATCGGCACCTCCGCATGGTTTTTCCTGCTGGTCAACTGCTTCAAGGTGCCATTCATGATGCACTTGGGCATCATCAACGCGGAATCCTTCCGGATGAGTGCGAGCTTCATGCTCTTTTCGGTGGCGGGTGCCTTTCTTGCACGATACCTCGTGCGCTTTATCAACCAGAAGCTTTTCGAGATTTTGATCTGGGTCTTTATTGTCATTGGCGGCATGAAGCTCATTCTCTAG
- a CDS encoding biotin--[acetyl-CoA-carboxylase] ligase: MNTIDTEYRLESSSEDEYVILKELLDAGESFVSGSLLSELLGVSRPAIWGKLEKLKSKGFDFEAVRNRGYRLIEVPDVLHPALLRYHQAKLGSTIGALYFPVIDSTNNEAERQYSHRRKGPFAVVSSCQTQGRGRLGRNWHSASAENLYLSVLFEPNIPPQQLQHFTLWAGIHICRKLQSFVPGADLRIKWPNDLFCEGRKFAGMLTEARMDADRINTIIFGIGINLNSNPMQYPEEIRRTATSLHAVHGKALDLNAVAAAVLYSVEKAYNNCIKGETKEALSQAWGPLSALDGKTVTAIMGDREITGTASGIDESGALLLQLPDGSTQAVRAGDVTLKK, translated from the coding sequence ATGAATACAATCGATACCGAATACCGTCTCGAATCCAGCAGTGAGGACGAATACGTCATCCTCAAGGAACTGCTGGATGCCGGCGAAAGCTTTGTCTCCGGAAGTTTGCTCTCCGAACTGCTTGGCGTCTCCCGCCCGGCGATCTGGGGCAAACTGGAAAAGCTGAAATCGAAAGGCTTTGACTTTGAAGCCGTGCGCAACCGCGGCTACCGCCTGATCGAAGTACCGGACGTGCTGCACCCCGCCCTCCTGCGCTACCATCAGGCCAAGCTGGGCAGCACCATCGGCGCGCTCTACTTCCCCGTCATCGACAGCACGAACAACGAAGCCGAACGCCAGTATTCCCACCGTCGCAAGGGCCCCTTTGCCGTGGTTTCAAGCTGCCAGACCCAGGGGCGAGGCCGCTTGGGCCGTAACTGGCATAGCGCTTCAGCGGAGAATCTCTATCTCTCCGTCCTCTTTGAGCCGAATATTCCGCCCCAGCAACTGCAGCATTTCACACTCTGGGCCGGCATCCATATCTGCCGCAAACTCCAATCCTTCGTACCGGGCGCTGATTTGCGCATCAAATGGCCCAACGACCTGTTTTGTGAAGGCCGCAAGTTCGCGGGCATGCTGACCGAGGCACGGATGGATGCAGACCGGATCAACACCATCATTTTCGGCATCGGCATCAATCTGAACAGCAATCCGATGCAGTATCCTGAGGAAATACGGCGCACGGCAACCAGTCTGCATGCCGTGCACGGTAAGGCGCTGGACCTGAACGCTGTGGCTGCCGCCGTGCTCTATTCCGTGGAAAAAGCCTACAACAACTGCATCAAGGGCGAGACCAAGGAAGCCCTGTCCCAAGCTTGGGGCCCCCTCAGCGCACTGGACGGGAAGACGGTGACTGCCATCATGGGAGACCGCGAGATCACGGGAACCGCATCCGGCATCGACGAAAGCGGCGCCCTTCTCTTGCAACTGCCCGATGGTTCCACCCAAGCGGTGAGGGCCGGCGACGTCACGCTCAAGAAATAA